From the genome of Methylomonas sp. UP202, one region includes:
- a CDS encoding GIY-YIG nuclease family protein: MNAVGLSDAVGLVAGDDGGHTAPNAEVASAAWSVYIVLCQDGSLYTGISTDVARRFDEHRSGRGAKFFRSRIPLAVAYRETGHDRASASRREAAIKKLSKPQKLALIEAAGGRETP; encoded by the coding sequence ATGAATGCCGTCGGGCTATCGGATGCGGTGGGCTTGGTGGCCGGCGACGATGGCGGGCATACGGCCCCCAATGCGGAAGTCGCGTCCGCCGCTTGGTCGGTTTACATTGTGTTGTGCCAGGACGGCAGTTTGTATACCGGAATCAGCACCGACGTGGCGCGCCGCTTCGACGAACATAGGAGCGGGCGCGGCGCTAAGTTTTTTCGGAGTCGAATTCCGCTCGCGGTTGCCTATCGCGAAACCGGACACGACCGCGCCTCGGCGTCTCGGCGGGAGGCCGCGATCAAGAAGTTGTCCAAGCCGCAAAAACTGGCGTTGATCGAAGCGGCGGGCGGGCGTGAAACGCCGTAA
- the ispA gene encoding (2E,6E)-farnesyl diphosphate synthase yields MSKLKDYLTACQNRVERALDVRLPGENILPQTLHQAMRYSVLDGGKRTRPLLTYATGQALGIAEDALDAQACAVEFIHVYSLIHDDLPAMDDDDLRRGKPTCHKAFDEATAILAGDALQALAFDVLANDAAIKVGAEARVKMIAALTRASGSQGMVGGQAIDLGSVGRKLTLPELENMHIHKTGALIRASVNLAALSKPDLATDAAKKLDHYAKCIGLSFQVKDDILDIEADTATLGKTQGKDVNNDKPTYPALLGMAGAKQKAQELHEQAVESLAGFGDEADLLRELSLYIIERTH; encoded by the coding sequence ATGAGTAAACTGAAAGACTACCTGACCGCCTGTCAAAATCGCGTGGAACGCGCTCTGGACGTTCGACTACCGGGCGAAAATATTCTGCCGCAAACTTTGCATCAAGCCATGCGTTATTCCGTATTGGATGGCGGTAAACGGACCCGTCCGCTATTAACCTACGCGACCGGTCAAGCATTGGGCATTGCCGAGGACGCTTTGGACGCCCAAGCTTGCGCGGTCGAATTCATCCACGTTTATTCGCTAATTCACGACGACCTGCCGGCCATGGACGACGACGACCTGCGCCGCGGCAAACCGACCTGCCATAAAGCCTTCGACGAAGCCACCGCGATTTTGGCCGGCGACGCCTTGCAGGCGCTGGCCTTCGACGTGTTGGCCAACGACGCCGCCATCAAGGTCGGCGCGGAAGCCCGAGTCAAGATGATCGCGGCGTTGACTCGCGCCAGCGGTTCGCAAGGCATGGTGGGCGGCCAAGCCATTGATTTGGGATCGGTAGGCCGTAAACTGACGTTACCCGAGCTGGAGAACATGCACATCCATAAAACCGGGGCGCTGATTCGCGCGAGCGTCAATCTGGCCGCGCTCTCCAAACCGGATTTAGCGACCGATGCCGCCAAGAAACTGGATCATTACGCTAAATGCATCGGTCTGTCGTTTCAGGTCAAGGACGACATACTCGACATCGAGGCCGACACCGCCACCTTGGGCAAAACCCAAGGTAAGGATGTGAACAATGATAAACCGACCTACCCCGCGTTGCTGGGCATGGCCGGCGCCAAACAAAAAGCCCAAGAGCTGCACGAGCAAGCCGTCGAAAGTTTGGCCGGTTTCGGTGACGAAGCCGATCTGCTGCGCGAGCTGTCTTTATACATTATCGAGCGCACCCATTAA
- a CDS encoding NAD(P)-dependent oxidoreductase, whose amino-acid sequence MRYTLGFVGIGLMGRPMTLRLLDAGFTVRVWNRSPEKLSDVAAAGAAVCASVAELVANSDVILLCLADSAAVESVVAQGIIAAGNAQKLLIDLSSIHPDVTRRLAAAVKAGCGMRWVDAPVSGGTVGAEEGSLAIMAGGEADDIDVARQVLRPLYSRLTHMGPVGSGQITKICNQMIVSCNVLVIAEMMALARAAGVDAERIPQALAGGFADSKPLQIVGPEMAENRFEPVKWRVGTLLKDLTMAADIAGQAGSAVPMSGLAAQLLRLHAGRGFLDQDPATLIKLYRET is encoded by the coding sequence ATGCGCTATACATTGGGATTTGTCGGCATCGGCTTGATGGGTAGGCCGATGACCTTGCGCTTGCTGGATGCGGGGTTTACCGTGCGCGTCTGGAATCGCAGCCCGGAAAAGCTGAGCGACGTTGCCGCCGCCGGTGCGGCCGTGTGTGCCAGCGTTGCTGAGTTGGTCGCCAATTCCGATGTGATCTTGCTGTGTCTGGCCGATAGTGCCGCCGTGGAAAGCGTCGTGGCCCAAGGCATCATCGCCGCCGGCAACGCCCAGAAATTGTTGATCGACCTGTCCAGCATTCATCCGGATGTTACCCGGCGCTTGGCCGCCGCGGTCAAGGCCGGTTGCGGCATGCGTTGGGTGGATGCGCCGGTGTCCGGCGGTACGGTCGGTGCCGAGGAGGGCAGTCTGGCGATCATGGCGGGCGGCGAAGCGGACGATATCGATGTTGCCCGACAGGTGTTGCGACCACTTTACAGTCGCTTAACCCACATGGGGCCGGTCGGCAGCGGTCAGATTACCAAAATCTGCAATCAGATGATCGTCAGTTGCAACGTGCTGGTCATCGCCGAAATGATGGCGCTGGCTCGGGCGGCCGGGGTCGACGCCGAGCGGATTCCGCAAGCGCTGGCCGGCGGCTTCGCCGATTCCAAACCGCTGCAAATTGTCGGTCCGGAAATGGCGGAGAATCGTTTCGAGCCGGTGAAATGGCGGGTAGGCACGCTATTGAAAGACCTGACGATGGCGGCGGATATTGCCGGCCAAGCGGGTTCTGCGGTGCCGATGTCCGGTCTGGCCGCGCAACTGCTGCGGCTCCACGCCGGTCGCGGTTTTCTGGATCAAGATCCGGCGACCTTGATCAAACTTTACCGCGAGACTTGA
- the parE gene encoding DNA topoisomerase IV subunit B, producing the protein MTQEYNAAAIEVLSGLDPVRKRPGMYTDTTRPNHLVQEVVDNSVDEALAGHADSIEVSLYKDGSVKVIDNGRGMPVDIHPEQGMPGVEVILTQLHAGGKFSNKNYQFSGGLHGVGVSVVNALSEKLLVEIKRGGGIYQMEFAGGDKVGELQQTGTVGKNNTGTSVHFWPDGKYFDSNRVSVSKLKHVLRAKAVLCPGLKIVLVSELSDERIEWCYQNGLQEYLLDRVGDAEIFPQPPFMAKMAASTEAVEWGIVWTPDSLPEAVAESYVNLVPTAQGGTHVNGLRAGLTEAIREFLDFRNLLPRGVKVAPEDVWENCHFVLSVKLEDPQFSGQTKERLSSRECVTFVSGVAKDTFSLWLNQHPQEGEKIAEIILASAQKRLRAGKKIVRKKITSGPALPGKLADCSGQDLSRTELFLVEGDSAGGSAKQARDREFQAIMPLRGKILNTWEVDSGEVMASQEVHDIAVALGIEPDSNDLQNLRYGKVCILADADSDGNHIATLICALFYQHFRALVDAGHVFVAMPPLYRIDVGKKVFYALDESERQGVLARIEAEKLTGKVNIQRFKGLGEMNPSQLRETTMNPDTRRLVQLTVAENDNTREQMDLLLAKKRASDRKSWLEDKGNLADV; encoded by the coding sequence ATGACCCAAGAATATAACGCCGCCGCGATTGAGGTGCTGAGCGGCTTGGACCCGGTGCGCAAGCGCCCCGGCATGTACACCGATACCACCCGGCCCAACCATCTGGTGCAGGAGGTGGTCGATAACAGCGTCGACGAGGCTCTAGCCGGACACGCCGACAGTATCGAAGTATCCCTATACAAAGACGGTTCGGTTAAGGTGATCGACAACGGTCGCGGCATGCCGGTCGATATTCACCCAGAGCAAGGCATGCCGGGCGTGGAGGTGATCCTGACTCAGTTACATGCCGGCGGTAAGTTTTCCAATAAGAATTACCAGTTCTCCGGCGGCTTGCACGGGGTAGGCGTTTCGGTGGTCAACGCGCTGTCCGAGAAATTGTTGGTCGAGATCAAGCGCGGCGGCGGTATCTATCAAATGGAATTCGCCGGCGGCGACAAGGTCGGCGAACTGCAGCAGACCGGTACGGTCGGCAAGAACAATACCGGCACCAGCGTACACTTTTGGCCGGACGGCAAATATTTCGATTCCAACCGAGTCTCGGTCAGCAAGTTAAAGCACGTATTGCGGGCGAAGGCGGTGCTGTGTCCGGGGCTGAAAATCGTGTTGGTGTCCGAGCTCAGCGATGAACGCATCGAATGGTGTTACCAGAACGGTTTGCAAGAGTATTTGTTGGACAGGGTCGGCGACGCCGAGATCTTTCCCCAACCGCCGTTCATGGCTAAGATGGCCGCCAGCACCGAAGCGGTGGAATGGGGTATCGTCTGGACGCCCGACAGCCTGCCGGAAGCCGTTGCCGAGAGTTATGTCAATCTGGTGCCGACCGCGCAAGGCGGTACCCACGTCAACGGATTACGCGCCGGTCTGACCGAGGCGATCCGTGAGTTTCTGGATTTTCGTAATTTGTTGCCGCGCGGCGTCAAAGTCGCTCCTGAAGACGTCTGGGAAAATTGTCATTTTGTGTTGTCGGTAAAACTCGAAGACCCGCAGTTTTCCGGCCAGACCAAGGAACGCTTGAGCTCGCGCGAGTGCGTGACTTTCGTTTCCGGCGTCGCCAAGGATACTTTCAGCTTGTGGCTAAACCAGCATCCGCAGGAAGGCGAGAAAATCGCCGAGATCATTCTCGCCAGCGCCCAGAAGCGCTTGCGAGCCGGCAAGAAGATCGTCCGCAAGAAAATCACCAGCGGTCCGGCCTTGCCCGGCAAATTGGCCGATTGTTCGGGGCAGGATCTCAGTCGAACCGAACTGTTTCTGGTCGAGGGCGATTCGGCCGGCGGCTCGGCCAAACAAGCTCGCGACCGCGAGTTTCAGGCCATCATGCCGCTGCGCGGCAAGATTCTAAATACTTGGGAGGTCGATTCCGGCGAAGTGATGGCTTCTCAAGAAGTCCACGATATTGCCGTCGCCTTGGGCATAGAGCCGGACAGTAACGATTTGCAAAACCTGCGCTACGGCAAGGTCTGTATATTGGCGGACGCCGATTCCGACGGCAACCACATCGCGACCTTGATCTGCGCGCTGTTTTATCAGCATTTTAGGGCCTTGGTCGATGCCGGTCACGTATTCGTGGCGATGCCGCCGCTTTACCGGATCGACGTTGGTAAAAAGGTGTTTTATGCATTGGACGAATCCGAACGCCAGGGGGTATTGGCGCGCATCGAAGCCGAAAAATTGACCGGCAAGGTCAATATTCAGCGCTTCAAGGGCTTGGGCGAAATGAACCCGTCCCAATTGCGGGAAACCACGATGAATCCGGACACTCGCCGACTAGTACAGTTGACCGTCGCGGAAAACGACAATACCCGCGAGCAGATGGATTTGCTGTTAGCCAAAAAACGTGCCAGCGACCGTAAGAGTTGGCTGGAAGACAAAGGCAATTTGGCTGACGTATAA
- a CDS encoding nucleoside triphosphate pyrophosphohydrolase family protein — protein MNKHLQLVKEFHRQFGIAQPDDGDLSHLSDMDIVMRQALLLDCASHTFKAVAGGDLLKILAGLVDLAFNALAAIACRGDEVVTVSVNWRQDGSVLSLVRALSDKVQQCVSGETVHYSALYALCGHLAQRFVNADFDQAFQLVHGHLMAGLDDSQPVDLSPALFE, from the coding sequence ATGAACAAGCATTTACAATTGGTTAAAGAATTTCATCGTCAATTCGGCATTGCCCAACCCGATGACGGCGATTTGTCGCATCTGTCGGACATGGATATCGTCATGCGTCAGGCGCTGCTGTTGGATTGTGCCAGTCACACCTTCAAAGCGGTCGCTGGCGGCGACTTGCTGAAAATACTGGCGGGTTTGGTCGATTTGGCGTTCAACGCCTTGGCGGCGATTGCCTGTCGCGGCGACGAGGTGGTCACGGTGTCGGTCAATTGGCGCCAGGACGGCTCGGTATTGTCGTTGGTACGAGCCTTATCCGATAAAGTTCAACAGTGCGTTTCCGGTGAAACCGTGCACTACTCGGCCTTGTATGCGTTATGCGGGCATTTGGCGCAACGCTTCGTGAACGCCGATTTCGATCAGGCGTTTCAGTTGGTCCACGGTCATCTGATGGCCGGCCTGGACGATAGCCAACCGGTCGATCTGAGTCCGGCATTGTTCGAATAA
- a CDS encoding FMN-binding protein — protein sequence MNIFSLIRSSIALIALLTAASSALATVYYSKAEALKLAFAEDVSVEVLSLFPTPEQVLEIERLAKVKLDSSLISLHVGKKQGQIVGYAMIESHTVRTQPETLLLVLNADGRLRNVYTLAFHEPTEYQPPERWFALLTNRSLEELSFDKEVQAVAGATLSSRAALNSARKLVAIFEVLLKPAKP from the coding sequence GTGAATATTTTTAGCCTGATCAGATCATCAATAGCGTTGATTGCCCTGTTGACCGCCGCAAGTTCGGCGCTGGCGACGGTGTATTACAGCAAGGCGGAAGCGCTGAAGCTGGCCTTTGCCGAGGATGTTAGTGTCGAAGTGCTATCTCTGTTTCCGACGCCGGAGCAGGTTTTGGAGATCGAACGACTAGCTAAGGTCAAGCTCGATTCCAGCCTGATTAGTCTGCATGTCGGCAAAAAGCAGGGCCAGATTGTCGGATACGCGATGATCGAGTCGCACACTGTCAGAACGCAGCCCGAAACCCTGTTACTGGTCTTGAACGCCGATGGCCGTCTACGCAATGTGTACACTCTAGCTTTCCATGAGCCTACCGAGTATCAGCCTCCGGAGCGCTGGTTTGCACTATTGACTAATCGCAGTCTGGAGGAACTGAGCTTCGACAAGGAAGTTCAGGCCGTGGCCGGCGCCACCTTGAGCTCGCGGGCGGCGTTAAACAGCGCTAGAAAACTGGTCGCTATCTTCGAAGTCCTGTTGAAACCGGCAAAACCCTAA
- a CDS encoding cytochrome c peroxidase, protein MKLLSLLTTLTAACFAPTAGADVPVLPGAGNLSTKAQLGQQLFFDTNLSEPAGQACATCHDPAFAFTDPDKNSPTSQGVLSNLQGNRNTPTAMYSGYAPAFYYDRASGLYIGGQFLDGRAATLEDQAKGPFLNPVEMANPDSATVVSKVRSAAYAAMFDTVYGNGALDDVDLAYDRIANAIAEFERSPVFNRFTSKYDFYLFGKAKFTAQEKRGLQLFEAGNKGNCAACHPNRPLANGTPPLFTDHSYDNLGVPKNPANLFYTLSAELNPEGATFIDEGLGGRLHLNAELGKIKVPTLRNVAVTGPYMHNGYFKTLRGAVELYSNRDIKKRCGNTLTLEATALSKKCWPAPEENTNVNHAELGALNLKKKEVDDLVAFLKTLTDGYKSESPWPYKAPK, encoded by the coding sequence ATGAAATTATTATCGCTGCTTACTACCCTGACCGCCGCTTGCTTCGCCCCGACGGCCGGCGCCGACGTTCCGGTTCTGCCCGGTGCCGGCAATCTCAGCACCAAGGCGCAACTAGGCCAACAGTTATTTTTCGATACCAATCTATCCGAACCGGCCGGTCAGGCCTGCGCTACCTGCCACGATCCGGCGTTCGCCTTTACCGACCCGGACAAAAACTCGCCGACATCGCAAGGCGTACTGAGCAATTTGCAGGGCAACCGGAACACGCCGACCGCGATGTATTCCGGTTACGCCCCAGCGTTTTATTACGACCGCGCCTCGGGTCTTTACATCGGCGGCCAATTCCTGGACGGCCGAGCCGCGACGCTGGAAGACCAAGCCAAGGGGCCGTTTTTAAACCCCGTGGAAATGGCCAACCCCGATAGCGCGACGGTCGTGTCCAAGGTCCGCTCCGCCGCGTATGCCGCGATGTTCGACACCGTTTACGGCAACGGCGCGCTGGACGACGTCGACCTCGCCTACGACAGGATCGCCAACGCGATTGCCGAGTTCGAGCGCAGTCCGGTATTCAACCGCTTTACGTCCAAATACGACTTTTACTTATTCGGCAAAGCCAAATTTACGGCCCAGGAAAAACGCGGCTTGCAACTCTTCGAAGCCGGCAACAAAGGCAATTGCGCGGCCTGCCACCCCAATCGTCCGCTGGCTAACGGCACTCCGCCGCTATTCACGGACCACAGTTACGATAACCTCGGCGTGCCGAAGAACCCGGCGAACTTGTTTTATACCTTGAGCGCGGAATTGAACCCGGAAGGCGCGACCTTCATCGACGAGGGTCTGGGCGGCCGCCTGCACCTCAACGCCGAACTCGGCAAAATCAAAGTGCCGACCCTGCGCAATGTCGCGGTCACCGGACCTTATATGCACAACGGCTATTTCAAAACCCTGCGAGGCGCGGTTGAGTTGTACAGCAACCGCGACATCAAAAAACGTTGCGGGAATACGTTAACGCTGGAAGCGACCGCTTTGTCGAAAAAGTGTTGGCCGGCTCCCGAGGAAAATACCAACGTCAACCATGCCGAGCTCGGCGCATTGAACCTGAAGAAAAAGGAAGTCGACGATTTGGTGGCGTTTTTGAAGACTTTGACCGACGGCTACAAATCCGAATCGCCGTGGCCGTACAAGGCGCCTAAATAA
- the rnhA gene encoding ribonuclease HI, translated as MSELVEIYTDGACRGNPGPGGWGVCLQYKGKQKLLHGGDPETTNNRMELMAAIQALEALTHACNVRLHTDSKYVLQGITEWMVNWKKRSWKTSANQAVKNEDLWRRLDAAIQRHRIDWVWVKGHSGNDGNERADRLANQGIDELKRR; from the coding sequence ATGAGCGAGTTAGTTGAAATCTATACCGACGGCGCTTGTCGCGGCAATCCCGGTCCGGGCGGTTGGGGGGTTTGTCTGCAATATAAAGGCAAGCAGAAACTGCTGCACGGCGGCGACCCGGAAACCACCAATAACCGGATGGAGTTGATGGCGGCGATTCAGGCCCTGGAAGCGTTGACGCACGCTTGCAACGTGCGTTTGCATACCGATTCCAAATACGTGTTGCAGGGTATTACCGAATGGATGGTCAATTGGAAGAAGCGGTCCTGGAAAACCTCGGCCAATCAAGCGGTCAAGAACGAGGATTTGTGGCGGCGGCTCGACGCGGCGATCCAACGCCATCGCATCGATTGGGTATGGGTGAAGGGCCACTCCGGCAACGACGGCAACGAGCGGGCGGACCGCTTGGCCAACCAAGGCATCGACGAACTCAAGCGCCGATGA
- a CDS encoding methyltransferase domain-containing protein — protein MKRDFLFALYQTPRGKLLQSMEASYLKRSITVSCKQTQLQIGGLGWERDFVDCSLYQNYLILDAKRLGSAEALKVTAKAYSLPIQTESMDLVILPHLLEFDAQRFRTLREVNRVLKPGGELVMLNFNPFSPSVRFQFVWDRKLADSWRAHFISRARLLDWLKLLNFEVLNTVEFGLDRFTITHGQFRTGYPSLLTMAYGVKVVKRQYSLIPLAAEFKRKAGLATAGAGVENRLPNY, from the coding sequence ATGAAGAGAGACTTTTTGTTCGCACTGTATCAGACGCCTAGGGGCAAGCTGTTGCAAAGCATGGAGGCGAGTTATTTGAAACGCTCGATCACGGTCAGTTGTAAGCAGACGCAATTGCAGATCGGCGGATTGGGTTGGGAACGGGACTTCGTGGATTGCTCGCTCTACCAAAATTATTTAATTCTGGATGCCAAGCGTCTTGGTAGCGCCGAGGCGTTAAAGGTAACCGCCAAGGCCTACAGCTTGCCGATACAGACCGAGTCGATGGACTTGGTGATATTGCCTCATTTGCTGGAATTCGATGCCCAGCGTTTTCGAACCCTGCGGGAAGTGAATAGAGTGCTAAAACCGGGCGGTGAGTTGGTAATGCTGAATTTCAATCCGTTCAGCCCGTCGGTGCGCTTTCAATTCGTTTGGGACCGCAAACTGGCCGATTCCTGGCGCGCGCATTTCATCAGCCGCGCCCGGCTGTTGGACTGGCTGAAACTGCTGAATTTCGAAGTCTTGAACACCGTGGAATTTGGCTTGGACCGTTTTACGATCACCCACGGCCAATTTCGGACCGGTTATCCTTCGTTGCTGACGATGGCTTACGGTGTCAAGGTTGTGAAGCGTCAGTATTCTCTGATTCCGTTGGCGGCGGAATTTAAGCGCAAAGCCGGTTTGGCGACCGCCGGAGCCGGCGTCGAAAATCGATTACCGAATTACTAA
- a CDS encoding LysM peptidoglycan-binding domain-containing protein codes for MPCSFSKKTACHLSLILPILLLSGCSQSTKKDHLGQAVGSKFSIFTRNGQANRNEKSPSETKEFSTIWDRMLSLYALPEIDNARIDREVNWYLRNPEYLTRVQQRAEPYLYFILNELEAKNIPGELALLPAVESAFRPDAMSPAQASGLWQFIPPTGKLYGLKQNSWFDGRRDVIESTQAAATFLKELSEWFNNDWLLALASYNAGKGNIKNAIDRNLDRGQPTDFWSLDLNNETSAYVPRLLAIAKIFANPEKYNVSLQQFPNEPYFELVDIKSQLDLGKAAELAQLPMDHFFKLNPGFNRWSTDPEGPHRLLIPVDKAPAFKEKLAELPHEERIKWMHHTVGHRESLKVIAKKHNTSVDEIIQVNHLDGETVADGKVLLIPTSYKALRDEPTGNVAAAQPSAPTQAAPSKQIYTVKKGDTLWSVAQHLGVDRDDIVNWNKLPKKAVLKPGQKITVKKGGDITVASAAPAFKQISYTVKSGDTLAQISKKFNVAVTELRKWNNVPKNKADIKPGTKLKIIVETAHPST; via the coding sequence ATGCCCTGCTCATTTTCGAAAAAAACAGCCTGTCATCTGTCTTTGATTCTGCCGATACTGCTGTTGTCCGGCTGTAGCCAGTCCACCAAAAAAGACCATTTGGGCCAGGCCGTCGGCAGCAAGTTCTCGATATTTACCCGCAACGGCCAAGCCAACCGTAACGAAAAATCACCGAGCGAAACCAAGGAGTTTTCGACTATCTGGGACCGGATGCTGTCATTGTACGCGTTACCGGAGATCGATAACGCCCGAATCGACCGCGAAGTCAATTGGTATCTGAGAAATCCGGAATACCTGACACGGGTACAGCAACGCGCCGAGCCTTATCTGTACTTCATCCTGAACGAACTCGAAGCCAAAAACATTCCCGGCGAGCTGGCGCTGTTACCGGCCGTCGAAAGCGCATTCCGACCCGACGCCATGTCGCCAGCCCAAGCCTCCGGCCTGTGGCAATTCATTCCGCCCACCGGCAAACTCTACGGCCTGAAACAAAACAGCTGGTTCGACGGCCGCCGCGACGTCATAGAATCCACCCAAGCTGCCGCGACCTTCTTGAAGGAACTCAGCGAGTGGTTCAACAACGATTGGCTATTGGCACTGGCCTCGTATAACGCCGGCAAAGGCAATATCAAAAACGCGATAGATCGCAATCTCGATCGAGGCCAACCCACCGACTTCTGGTCGCTGGACCTGAACAACGAAACCTCCGCCTACGTGCCCCGGCTTCTGGCCATCGCCAAGATCTTCGCCAACCCCGAGAAATACAACGTCAGTTTGCAGCAATTCCCCAACGAACCCTACTTCGAACTGGTCGATATCAAATCGCAACTGGATTTGGGCAAGGCCGCCGAACTGGCGCAATTGCCGATGGACCATTTCTTCAAGCTGAATCCGGGGTTCAACCGCTGGAGCACCGATCCGGAAGGTCCGCACCGTTTGCTGATTCCGGTCGACAAAGCCCCAGCCTTCAAGGAAAAACTGGCGGAATTGCCCCACGAAGAACGCATCAAATGGATGCACCATACCGTGGGCCACCGAGAAAGCTTGAAAGTCATCGCTAAGAAACACAACACGTCGGTTGACGAGATTATCCAAGTCAACCACCTGGACGGCGAAACGGTCGCCGACGGCAAGGTTTTGTTGATACCGACCTCGTACAAAGCCTTGCGTGACGAACCGACCGGCAACGTAGCCGCCGCCCAACCTTCGGCGCCAACCCAAGCCGCGCCGAGCAAGCAAATCTACACGGTCAAAAAAGGCGATACGCTGTGGAGCGTCGCGCAACATTTAGGCGTGGACAGGGACGACATCGTCAATTGGAACAAACTGCCGAAAAAAGCGGTTCTGAAGCCTGGCCAAAAAATCACCGTCAAGAAAGGCGGCGACATTACTGTCGCTTCGGCGGCACCGGCTTTCAAGCAAATCAGCTACACGGTTAAATCGGGCGACACCTTGGCGCAAATTTCCAAGAAATTTAACGTCGCCGTCACCGAACTGCGCAAATGGAACAATGTCCCTAAAAACAAGGCCGATATAAAACCCGGCACTAAACTCAAGATCATCGTAGAAACCGCCCATCCTTCGACCTAA
- a CDS encoding S1-like domain-containing RNA-binding protein, with protein sequence MIELGKLNTLSIFSHRDDQCYLDGGEWGEIALADSGGAAGKPVGDRLTVFVYIDGKNQVVATSQTPKAQAGEVAWLKVVSLSHAGAFLDWGLPKDLLLPFSEQKGKVVEGRFCLVRLFLDEDNRIAASMRLDDFIQDEAFYYQDGQAVELIIAEHTELGFKAVVDHKYWGVLYKSEVFQPLKKGQKLAGFIKKIRPDRRLDLILTQAKYGEKVDSTSQKILDILAERGGYIALTDKSDPQLIYDTFGVSKKVFKQAIGGLYKQRRIVLESDGIRLA encoded by the coding sequence ATGATAGAACTCGGCAAACTCAATACTTTAAGCATCTTCAGCCATCGCGATGATCAATGCTATCTCGATGGCGGCGAATGGGGCGAAATCGCGTTGGCCGACTCCGGCGGGGCGGCCGGTAAGCCGGTCGGCGATCGCCTAACGGTTTTCGTCTATATAGACGGCAAGAATCAAGTCGTTGCCACCTCGCAAACGCCTAAAGCGCAAGCCGGCGAAGTCGCTTGGCTGAAAGTGGTATCGCTGAGTCACGCCGGCGCGTTTTTGGATTGGGGTTTGCCCAAGGATTTGCTGTTACCGTTCAGCGAGCAAAAAGGCAAGGTCGTCGAAGGGCGTTTCTGCCTGGTGAGGCTGTTTCTGGATGAAGATAATCGGATTGCGGCGTCGATGCGTCTGGACGATTTTATCCAAGATGAGGCGTTTTATTATCAGGACGGCCAGGCCGTGGAGTTGATCATCGCCGAGCATACCGAACTGGGTTTTAAGGCCGTTGTCGATCATAAATACTGGGGTGTGTTATATAAAAGCGAGGTGTTCCAGCCGTTGAAAAAAGGCCAGAAGCTGGCCGGCTTCATCAAAAAGATACGGCCGGATCGACGGTTGGATCTGATTTTAACGCAAGCTAAATACGGCGAGAAAGTCGATAGCACCTCGCAAAAAATCTTGGATATCTTGGCGGAGCGCGGCGGTTATATCGCGTTGACCGACAAAAGCGATCCGCAATTGATTTACGACACCTTTGGCGTCAGTAAGAAGGTGTTCAAGCAGGCCATCGGCGGCTTGTACAAGCAACGCCGAATAGTGCTGGAGTCGGATGGGATCAGACTGGCCTGA
- a CDS encoding exodeoxyribonuclease VII small subunit, producing the protein MSRRKSASQFEEAMEELEKLVEQMERGDISLEESLKSFERGIKLTRTCQQALQDAEQKVHILLEKNGQQTLEPFTDE; encoded by the coding sequence ATGTCGAGACGCAAAAGCGCATCCCAATTTGAGGAAGCGATGGAAGAACTGGAGAAATTGGTCGAGCAAATGGAGCGCGGCGACATCTCTTTGGAAGAATCGTTAAAGTCGTTCGAGCGCGGCATCAAGCTCACCCGCACCTGCCAGCAAGCCTTACAGGACGCCGAGCAAAAAGTGCACATCCTATTAGAAAAAAACGGCCAACAAACCCTGGAGCCATTCACCGATGAGTAA